TCGAAGTTTCTCTTCAGCAGCAGCAGGCTTATTTCGCCTTCATTAAAACCGAAGATGATGCAGTCGATACCGAGATAGAAGGTAGGATTCGAACTATAATAGTTTTTCATCGTTTGAATGAATTTATTTAATTACCAGAAATACCAGTAGAAGGCACCTGTGATAGCAAGGATGATTACTGTATGAATGATATCCCAGTGATCCCAGCTTGCGCGGGTAGCCGCTTTTTGTTCTTTCGTTGCCGTACCGAATACCAGTCCCTGAATCTTTTCAGCTGTCGGAGCTTCCGTGGCAAGGCTGACTACGATGACTACGATGATACAGAACAGGAACATCCATCCGCAGAAGAACAGCCAGTTCATATCGTAGAACAAATATTTGAAGGTAGAATCTGCCACTTCACCTGCGTTGCTGTAATATACTTTGGCACCCAGACGAGTCAGACCGATGATCATACCGGCGATCAATCCCCACATACCACCTTGTGCGGAAGTACGTTTCCAGCAGATACCCAGCAGGAAGGCAGCGGCAATACCCGGAGCCAATACAGACTGAACGTCCTGCAAATAAGTATAAAGTACATCACCTACGCTACGCATGATAGGAATCCAGAGAATACCGAGGATTACGATCACTACAGTTGCTATCTGACCAATACCCACCAGTTTCTTTTCCGGAGTCTCCGGACGGAAGCGTTTGTAGAAATCGATTGTAAACAACATGGCAGATGAGTTGAACAGTGAAGCCAGCGAACTCATCAAGGCAGCGAGGATACCGCATACTACCAGACCTTTCACACCGGCAGGAAGCAATTTAGCTACCAGAGTAGGGAAGGCGGCGTCAGCGTTGGCAGTACCATTGGCAAGCATTGGGAGGAAACCTTCGCCACCGGCACCGATATATTTCTGATGTAATGCGAAAGCAATCATACCCGGAATCAGGAACAGGAATACAGGCAACAGCTTCAGGTAAGCGCCGAAGATAGTACCGCGACGAGCCTCTTTTTCATTCTTTCCGGAAAGTACACGTTGTACGATGAACTGGTCAGTACACCAGTACCAGAAACCGATAATGGCAGAACCGATAAGTGCACCCAGCCAAGGGAAGTTCGCATCATCGTTGCTGCGGATCAGATTGGTCATGGTGTCACCATAATCGTTTACCGTCACAGCACCGCACACTCTCATCATT
This sequence is a window from Bacteroides thetaiotaomicron VPI-5482. Protein-coding genes within it:
- a CDS encoding sodium:solute symporter yields the protein MEALDWLVIGVFFLALIGIIVWVVRQKQNDSADYFLGGRDATWLAIGASIFASNIGSEHLIGLAGAGASSGMAMAHWEIQGWMILILGWVFVPFYSRSMVYTMPEFLERRYNPQSRTILSVISLVSYVLTKVAVTVYAGGLVFQQVFGIKELWGIDFFWIAAIGLVVLTALYTIFGGMKSVLYTSVLQTPILLLGSLIILVLGFKELGGWDEMMRVCGAVTVNDYGDTMTNLIRSNDDANFPWLGALIGSAIIGFWYWCTDQFIVQRVLSGKNEKEARRGTIFGAYLKLLPVFLFLIPGMIAFALHQKYIGAGGEGFLPMLANGTANADAAFPTLVAKLLPAGVKGLVVCGILAALMSSLASLFNSSAMLFTIDFYKRFRPETPEKKLVGIGQIATVVIVILGILWIPIMRSVGDVLYTYLQDVQSVLAPGIAAAFLLGICWKRTSAQGGMWGLIAGMIIGLTRLGAKVYYSNAGEVADSTFKYLFYDMNWLFFCGWMFLFCIIVVIVVSLATEAPTAEKIQGLVFGTATKEQKAATRASWDHWDIIHTVIILAITGAFYWYFW